In Planctomycetota bacterium, one DNA window encodes the following:
- a CDS encoding DUF6797 domain-containing protein produces the protein MRMTLRAVVAVFFLSSVPLAQDGEAPEQRAPGGKGATMDYGSFLSSTVSRVKYRTDEDLLSYKGISIRVGPQATMCFDSDLLRWAGGWTGGFLDLSNTHLVSYKGSLPTTLEGTLRFTTPRGPGWAVGDDFADPRPHPYGPLPEERGRYVGLYRHGERVVLSYVVSGCPVLELPGFTGEGFTRTIRLGPSRETLTLRVAEGQVPVGLIGAPEGAAVVTTGAEVRVRIPPRSSPALFTVVIGGSQAGPPEDPAPLCSGGPARWGEPQVTRGALGAGPGPYVVDTLVLPDSNPWKSWLRLTGLDFFSDGRAAFCTWNGDVWTVEGIDDRLERLTYRRFAAGLYEPLGLKIVGDQVYVLGRDRITRLRDLNGDGEADFYENFHDALTTMANYHAFAFELHTDSQGNFYYAVDGHRVDPSVPLHGCIVKVSPDGRRHEVVATGLRAPNGLSLGPGDEITCSDQEGHWIPTSRLNWVRPGGFYGYVPHSGRKDPPASYDPPLCWIPHGVDNSSGGQVWVTSDRWGPLSGALLHTSYGKASLFLVPFQRAGDVVQGGVVRFPLAFASGIMRGRFHPKDGQLYLAGLRGWQTTGLRDGCLQRVRYTGRPVHMVTGLKVTRDGLDLTFPHPLDPETAASADSWAAQMWNYRWSEKYGSPEFSVADPARQGRDPVEIRSARLAPDGRTVSLAIPGIRPVMQMLVRGRVRAADGAAVPVELYLTIHRVP, from the coding sequence ATGCGCATGACCCTTCGGGCCGTGGTGGCCGTTTTTTTTCTGTCGTCCGTCCCCCTCGCGCAGGACGGTGAGGCTCCCGAGCAGCGGGCTCCCGGCGGCAAGGGAGCCACCATGGACTACGGCTCTTTTCTTTCCTCGACCGTCAGCCGCGTGAAGTACCGCACGGACGAGGACCTTCTTTCGTACAAAGGAATCTCCATCCGGGTGGGGCCGCAGGCCACGATGTGTTTCGATTCGGATCTCCTGCGCTGGGCGGGCGGCTGGACGGGGGGATTTCTGGACCTCTCGAATACGCACCTTGTCAGCTACAAGGGCAGCCTTCCGACGACGCTCGAGGGCACGTTGCGGTTCACCACGCCCCGGGGTCCGGGCTGGGCGGTGGGGGACGATTTCGCCGATCCCCGGCCGCATCCCTACGGGCCGCTGCCGGAGGAGCGGGGACGCTACGTGGGACTCTACCGGCACGGAGAGCGCGTCGTCCTTTCGTACGTGGTGAGCGGCTGTCCGGTCCTGGAGCTGCCCGGTTTCACGGGAGAGGGATTCACGAGGACGATCCGGCTGGGGCCTTCCCGGGAGACGCTGACCCTTCGGGTGGCGGAGGGACAGGTTCCGGTCGGTCTGATCGGCGCGCCCGAGGGGGCCGCGGTCGTGACGACCGGCGCCGAGGTGCGCGTGCGGATCCCGCCGCGTTCGTCTCCGGCGCTCTTTACGGTCGTGATCGGCGGCTCCCAGGCCGGGCCGCCGGAGGATCCCGCGCCGCTGTGCTCGGGCGGTCCGGCCCGGTGGGGCGAACCTCAGGTCACCCGCGGGGCGCTCGGGGCGGGACCGGGCCCGTACGTGGTGGACACGCTCGTGCTGCCCGACTCCAATCCGTGGAAATCCTGGCTCCGCCTGACGGGGCTGGATTTCTTCTCCGACGGCCGCGCCGCCTTCTGCACGTGGAACGGAGACGTCTGGACGGTCGAGGGCATCGACGACAGGCTGGAGCGCCTGACGTACCGGAGGTTCGCCGCGGGCCTCTATGAGCCGCTGGGGCTCAAGATCGTCGGGGACCAGGTGTACGTTCTCGGTCGTGACCGCATCACGCGGCTTCGGGATCTCAACGGCGACGGAGAGGCCGACTTTTACGAGAATTTCCACGACGCCCTGACGACCATGGCGAACTATCACGCGTTCGCCTTCGAGCTTCACACGGATTCCCAGGGAAACTTCTACTACGCCGTGGACGGGCACCGCGTGGACCCCTCGGTGCCTCTTCATGGGTGCATCGTGAAGGTATCGCCGGACGGCCGGCGGCACGAGGTCGTCGCCACGGGATTGCGCGCCCCGAACGGTCTGAGCCTCGGACCGGGCGACGAGATCACCTGCAGCGACCAGGAAGGGCACTGGATCCCCACGAGCCGCCTCAACTGGGTGCGTCCCGGAGGCTTCTACGGGTATGTGCCTCATTCGGGACGCAAGGATCCGCCGGCGTCCTACGATCCGCCGCTCTGCTGGATTCCTCACGGCGTGGACAATTCCAGCGGCGGCCAGGTGTGGGTGACGAGCGACCGCTGGGGTCCGCTCTCGGGGGCGCTTCTTCACACGTCTTACGGGAAGGCGTCGCTCTTTCTGGTTCCCTTCCAGCGCGCCGGGGACGTCGTTCAGGGCGGCGTAGTCCGGTTTCCGCTCGCCTTCGCCAGCGGGATTATGCGCGGGCGCTTCCATCCGAAGGACGGGCAGCTCTATCTGGCGGGATTGCGCGGCTGGCAGACGACGGGGCTGCGGGACGGGTGTCTCCAGAGGGTCCGGTACACGGGCCGCCCGGTTCACATGGTGACGGGTCTCAAGGTCACGCGGGACGGCCTGGACCTGACGTTTCCCCACCCCTTGGACCCCGAGACGGCGGCCAGCGCGGATTCCTGGGCCGCGCAGATGTGGAATTACCGGTGGTCTGAGAAATACGGTTCGCCCGAGTTTTCCGTGGCCGATCCCGCCCGCCAGGGTCGGGATCCGGTCGAGATCCGGTCCGCGCGGCTTGCTCCGGATGGGCGGACGGTGTCGCTGGCGATTCCGGGAATCCGGCCGGTAATGCAGATGCTCGTTCGCGGTCGGGTCCGGGCGGCCGACGGCGCGGCGGTGCCCGTGGAGCTTTATCTGACGATCCACCGGGTG